A single genomic interval of Lepidochelys kempii isolate rLepKem1 chromosome 13, rLepKem1.hap2, whole genome shotgun sequence harbors:
- the LOC140896947 gene encoding uncharacterized protein: protein MHWPGRQEKARELLNFNFLFGQRGNMVTMQRSSAEVTMMESQNRKRAPAWTKREVRDLIAVWGEESVLSELHSSFRNAKTFVKISQGMKDRGHNRDPKQCHVKLKEMRQAYQKTREVNGRSGSEPKTCCFYDELHAILGGSATTTPSVLFDSFNGDGGNTEAGFGDEEDDDDEVVDSSQQASGETGFPNSQELFLTLDLEPVPPEPTQGCLPDPPGREGTSAACVSRITGSSPSQRLAKIRRRKKCTRDEMLSELMLSSYTDRAQTNAWRQTMSECRKAQNDREERWRAEESKWRAEERAEAERWQQRDERRQDSMVRLLEDQTNMLQHMVELQERQLEHRPPLQPLCNQPPSSPSSTVSSPRRPRTRWGGGASSHPATPPQRIAQATEGWHSISFKVLNF from the exons atgcactggccaggtaggcaggaaaaggcccgcgaacttttgaatttcaatttcctgtttggccagcgtggcaacaTGGTGACCATGCAgcgctcatcagcagaggtgaccatgatggagtcccagaatcgcaaaagagctccagcatggaccaaacgggaggtacgggatctgatcgctgtatggggagaggaatccgtgctatcagaactccattccagttttcgaaatgccaaaacatttgtcaaaatctcccagggcatgaaggacagaggccataacagggacccgaagcagtgccacgtgaaacttaaggagatgaggcaagcctaccagaaaaccagagaggtgaacggccgctccgggtcagagcccaaaacatgctgcttctatgacgagctgcatgccattttaggagggtcagccaccactaccccatccgtgttgtttgactctttcaatggagatggaggcaacacggaagcaggttttggggatgaggaagatgatgatgatgaggttgtagatagctcacagcaagcaagcggagaaactggttttcccaacagccaggaactgttcctcaccctggacctggagccagtaccccccgaacccacccaaggctgcctcccggacccgccaggcagagaagggacctctg ctgcatgtgtttcaaggatcacaggatcttctccttcccagaggctagcaaagatcagaaggcgaaaaaaatgcactcgtgatgaaatgttgtctgagctcatgctgtcctcctacactgacagagcacagacgaatgcgtggaggcagacaatgtcagagtgcaggaaagcacaaaatgaccgggaggagagatggcgggctgaagagagtaagtggcgggctgaagagagggctgaagctgaaaggtggcaacagcgtgatgagaggaggcaggactcaatggtgaggctgctggaggatcaaactaatatgctccagcatatggttgagctacaggaaaggcagctggagcacagaccgccgctacagcccctgtgtaaccaaccgccctcctctccaagttccacaGTCTCCTCACCCAggcgcccaagaacacggtggggggggggggcctccagccacccagccactccaccccagaggattgcccaagcaacagaaggctggcattcaataagttttaaagttttaaacttttaa